The Pyrus communis chromosome 2, drPyrComm1.1, whole genome shotgun sequence genome includes a window with the following:
- the LOC137725790 gene encoding 9-cis-epoxycarotenoid dioxygenase NCED2, chloroplastic-like, protein MATLPKAPNSNSWAKMHHSFSSSSSSSVVDPMGFPKRSIFLKSSKNRSSSSIHCALQSPSVLHFPKQPYNTPVVTKEATPAKPRTRQLPQWNLLQKAAAMAIDMVEGALVSRERQNPLPKTSDPRVQIAGNYAPVPEQAVHHCLPITGTIPDCINGVYLRNGANPLHEPVAGHHLFDGDGMVHAVSIDSGSASYACRFTETQRLVQEREMGRPVFPKAIGELHGHSGIARLLLFFARGALGLLDKNHGTGVANAGLVYHNGRLLAMSEDDLPYHVRVTKSGDLETVGRYDFDSQLGSTMIAHPKVEPESGFLHALSYDVVQKPYLKYFHFSPNGAKSPDVEIPLAGPTMMHDFAITENYVVIPDQQVVFKLGDMITGGSPVIYDKSKMSRFGILKKNADNADDIIWVDSPDTFCFHLWNAWEEPESDEVVVIGSCMTPPDSIFNECDENLKSVLSEIRLNLKTGESNRRAILSESDDVNLEAGMVNRNLLGRKTRFAYLAIAEPWPKVSGFAKVDLFTGEVKKFFYGEKMYGGEPFFVPSMEEGASEDDGYILTFVHDEKNWKSELQIVNAVNMKLEATVKLPSRVPYGFHGTFIESKDLVNQA, encoded by the coding sequence ATGGCAACTCTTCCAAAAGCACCCAACTCTAATAGTTGGGCAAAAATGCATcactctttctcttcttcttcttcctcatcagTAGTGGATCCTATGGGCTTCCCAAAAAGGTCCATCTTCTTGAAGAGCAGCAAAAACCGCAGTTCTAGTAGCATTCACTGTGCTTTGCAATCTCCCTCGGTTCTTCACTTCCCAAAACAACCCTACAACACACCAGTAGTTACCAAGGAAGCCACTCCTGCAAAACCCAGAACACGTCAGCTTCCACAGTGGAACTTACTACAGAAAGCAGCTGCCATGGCGATCGACATGGTCGAAGGAGCGTTAGTCTCACGCGAACGCCAAAACCCACTTCCCAAAACCTCAGACCCACGTGTCCAAATCGCCGGAAACTACGCTCCGGTGCCGGAACAAGCCGTCCACCACTGCTTACCAATTACCGGCACCATACCTGACTGCATTAACGGCGTCTACCTCCGCAACGGCGCCAACCCTTTACACGAGCCCGTGGCCGGACACCACCTTTTCGACGGCGACGGCATGGTTCACGCCGTCAGCATCGATTCCGGATCGGCCAGCTACGCCTGCCGGTTCACGGAGACCCAGAGGCTCGTCCAAGAAAGGGAAATGGGGCGACCCGTTTTCCCCAAAGCCATCGGCGAGCTCCACGGCCACTCCGGCATCGCTCGCCTCCTCTTATTTTTCGCACGTGGGGCCTTAGGCCTCCTCGACAAAAACCACGGCACTGGTGTCGCAAACGCTGGCCTCGTCTACCACAACGGCCGCCTCTTGGCCATGTCGGAAGACGACTTGCCGTACCATGTCCGGGTCACTAAATCCGGGGACCTCGAAACGGTGGGTCGTTACGATTTCGACAGCCAGCTGGGGTCCACAATGATCGCACACCCGAAGGTCGAACCGGAATCCGGCTTCCTCCACGCGCTCAGCTACGATGTTGTTCAGAAGCCGTATTTAAAATACTTCCACTTCAGCCCCAACGGCGCGAAATCCCCGGACGTGGAGATCCCATTGGCAGGGCCCACCATGATGCATGACTTTGCGATCACCGAGAACTACGTGGTGATCCCGGACCAGCAGGTCGTGTTCAAGCTCGGAGACATGATCACGGGTGGGTCCCCCGTGATCTACGACAAGAGCAAGATGTCGCGGTTCGGAATTCTTAAGAAGAATGCCGACAACGCCGACGACATCATCTGGGTCGACTCTCCCGACACGTTCTGCTTCCACCTCTGGAACGCGTGGGAGGAGCCCGAGTCCGATGAGGTCGTCGTGATCGGCTCCTGCATGACGCCGCCCGACTCGATCTTCAACGAGTGCGACGAGAACTTAAAGAGCGTGCTGTCCGAAATCAGGCTCAATTTGAAAACCGGCGAGTCGAATCGGCGGGCTATTTTGTCTGAATCGGATGATGTGAATTTGGAGGCGGGAATGGTAAATCGGAACTTACTCGGGAGGAAAACGCGGTTCGCTTACCTCGCAATTGCCGAACCCTGGCCTAAAGTTTCGGGTTTTGCTAAAGTTGATCTTTTTACCGGGGAGGTGAAAAAGTTTTTTTACGGCGAGAAAATGTACGGCGGTGAGCCCTTTTTCGTGCCGAGCATGGAAGAGGGCGCGTCGGAGGACGACGGTTACATTCTGACGTTCGTTCACGACGAGAAGAACTGGAAGTCGGAGCTTCAGATTGTTAACGCGGTCAATATGAAGTTGGAGGCTACGGTAAAATTACCTTCAAGGGTGCCCTACGGGTTTCATGGGACGTTTATAGAATCGAAGGACTTGGTAAATCAAGCATAG